The bacterium genomic sequence TGGGCGACGTTGGTTCCTTGCCGCTAGGCGCCCTGCTGGGCTATGTGGCGGTGGTCACGAAGAACGAGATACTGCTGGTCTTCATCGGCGGCATATTCGTGCTCGAGACCATATCGGTCATAACGCAGGTGGTCTCATTCAAACTCACCGGCAAGAGGGTTTTCCGCATGGCGCCCCTGCACCATCATTTCGAGCTCAAGGGATGGAGCGAATCAAAGGTGATAGTCAGGTTCTGGATAATATCGATCATACTCGCGCTCGCGTCGCTGGCGACGTTAAAGCTGCGCTGATTTTAAGAAGAAGGGGAAGATGAGGGAATGGAGAGGGAAAAAGGCGCTCGTGATCGGGCTGGGTCGCTCCGGCGTCGCAGCCGCTCGTTTCCTGGCGAGCGAGGGCGCGATCGTCACCGCAGAGGATGCGAAGCCGGAGGACGCGCTCGCCGCTGCGATCGAATCCCTGGTCGGCCTCGGAGTGAGCTTCTCTCTAGGCAGGCACGATCCTAAACTCGCGGTCGGCAGCGACTTCATAGTGGCGAGTCCAGGCGTGCCGCTCGATCTCCCCGGCTTGGTCGCTGCGACGAAGAAGGGCGTTCCACTCGTAGGCGAGATGGAACTTGCGATACAGAGGATAACTAGGCCGATCGTCGCGGTCACCGGCACCAACGGCAAGACCACGACCACAGCACTCATAGGTCATTTGCTCTCAGGGGCCGGCATATCGGCGTGCGTGGCCGGGAACATAGGCACCCCGATCCTGGATCTCGTGGAAGAGGCGAATCGCTCGAAGTACGTGGTTCTGGAGGTCTCTAGCTTCCAACTCGACACCGCGCCGTCGCTCTCGGCCAAGATTGCGGTCTGGCTCAACGCCACGCGCGACCACATAGACAGGCATGGCAGCTTCGAAAATTACGTGGCGAGCAAGGCGAGGCTCTTCTCCCAGATGAAGGGGGACGGGTTTGGGGTGTACAACGCCTCCGACGAAGCGGTATCGCGGTGGGCAGTGAAGTCCGGATGCACGCTTGTGCCGTTCGACCCGACCGGCGGCATCTTCTCAGACCCGGGCGATGGACCTTCGATGCGCGGATGGTTCTCGGACGGGGATCTCTTCGTGAAGCTGGGCGGCAAGGCTTCGCGGCGCTATCCGCTTTCGAAGGCGAATCTTACGGGCAGGCACAACAGGGAGAACATGCTCGCCGCACTCTTGGCGACCTCACTCGCCGGCGCGGATCCCGCGGCGATCGAGGAGGGGCTGGCCACGTTCGAGGGGCTGCCGCATCGCGTGCAGCTCGTGGCCGAGCATAAAGGCGTGCGCTATTACGATGACTCCAAGGGCACGAACGTCGGGGCCACGGTGCGCGCGATAGAGGGATTCGAAGAGCCGATAATCCTGATAGCCGGCGGTCTCTCCAAGGGCTGCGATTTTTCCGATCTCGTGCCTGCAGTTCGCGCCAGGGTCAAGGAGGCAGTGCTGATAGGCGAGGCGGCGGAGGAGATGGAGAGGACGCTCGGCAAGGGGATTGCCACCAAGAGGGCGTCGTCCATGGACGAGGCGGTAACCATTGCCTGCGGCGATGCGCATCCCGGCGACGTGGTGCTTCTGTCGCCGGCGTGCGCATCATTCGACATGTTCCGCGACTACGCGGACAGGGGAAGGGCGTTCGCAGAGGCGGTAAAGAAGTTCGTATCCCGTGAATCCGGTTTGGGAAGGGGCGATGGGAGATCTTGATTATCAGAGGGTCCATCTGGACTCGAAGCTTCTGTTCTGCGTGATCCTGCTCGTGGGCATCGGGGTCACCATGAATTACAGCGCGAGCGCGGTGCTGGCCAGGGAGCGCTTCGGCGACAGCTATTTCTTCCTCAAGCGCAGCCTGCTGTTCGCCATGGCCGGCTTCGTCGGCATGGCGATCACCACGAAGTTCTCGTACGCCGGATACCGCAGGCTCGTCTACCCGATACTCGCGATCGCGCTGGCGCTGGTCGGGGCGGTCTTCGTGCCCGGCATAGGCAAGACCATTGGAGGTGCCACGAGATGGATCTCGCTGGGCCCGGTGGCGTTCCAGCCCTCCGAGGCGGCGAAGGTGGCGATGATCATCTTCCTGGCCTATTCGCTGGAGAAAAAATCGCAGAGGATAAGGAGCTTCGGCATAGGATTCCTGCCGCATATGCTGTTCATGGCAGTGGTGGCGCTGTGCATCCTGGTACAGAGGGATTTCGGCGCCGCCGCAACTATCGCTGCGATCACGTGGCTCATGATGTTCGTGGCGGGCGTGAGGCTGCCCTACCTGCTCGGTTTTC encodes the following:
- the murD gene encoding UDP-N-acetylmuramoyl-L-alanine--D-glutamate ligase → MREWRGKKALVIGLGRSGVAAARFLASEGAIVTAEDAKPEDALAAAIESLVGLGVSFSLGRHDPKLAVGSDFIVASPGVPLDLPGLVAATKKGVPLVGEMELAIQRITRPIVAVTGTNGKTTTTALIGHLLSGAGISACVAGNIGTPILDLVEEANRSKYVVLEVSSFQLDTAPSLSAKIAVWLNATRDHIDRHGSFENYVASKARLFSQMKGDGFGVYNASDEAVSRWAVKSGCTLVPFDPTGGIFSDPGDGPSMRGWFSDGDLFVKLGGKASRRYPLSKANLTGRHNRENMLAALLATSLAGADPAAIEEGLATFEGLPHRVQLVAEHKGVRYYDDSKGTNVGATVRAIEGFEEPIILIAGGLSKGCDFSDLVPAVRARVKEAVLIGEAAEEMERTLGKGIATKRASSMDEAVTIACGDAHPGDVVLLSPACASFDMFRDYADRGRAFAEAVKKFVSRESGLGRGDGRS
- the ftsW gene encoding putative lipid II flippase FtsW, translating into MGDLDYQRVHLDSKLLFCVILLVGIGVTMNYSASAVLARERFGDSYFFLKRSLLFAMAGFVGMAITTKFSYAGYRRLVYPILAIALALVGAVFVPGIGKTIGGATRWISLGPVAFQPSEAAKVAMIIFLAYSLEKKSQRIRSFGIGFLPHMLFMAVVALCILVQRDFGAAATIAAITWLMMFVAGVRLPYLLGFLAAMLPLAAMLVAGSEYRRRRILAFLNPWDDQYGSGFQMIQSFVAINEGGFFGRGLGQGQQKLFYLPEAHTDFIFSVIGEELGLVGIMLVIGLFAFFCYRGLCIALKAPDMFGRYLAVGCTLLIGMGAVFNMGVVMGVLPTKGLALPFISYGGSSLVVSLIAAGILLNISSYRKMYGNA